In Ruminiclostridium josui JCM 17888, the genomic window GCCTAAAATGTTCTTACCCAAATATCCTGCCTTTTTTGCATTTTCTATTGCACTTTTAACGATTTTCTGAATAGCCGCATATTCGCCTCTGATATAGATATATCCTTCCTTTGCACCCATTATATATGCTCCTATGGTCATACCTTCAATCAGTTCAAATGGGTCTTCAGACAATATATGTTTATCCTTAAACGTACCAGGCTCGCCTTCATCGGCGTTACAAACCATGTATTTAGGACCTTTTTGGATTGCATATGCCTGTTCCCACTTAATTCCGGTAGGATAGGCAGCTCCGCCCCTTCCAAAAAGATTTGCTTTCTTTATTTCTTCTATTGCATCAAGGTGTTCCATTGACATCGCTTTTTTCAAGCCTTCATATCCACCGGCCTGAATATATTCTTCAATGCTGTCGGGTTTAATTTTCCCAAATCTTGCGCTTAATACCTTATCTATTATGTTGGCCCTCCCTGTAAGAGTCTACTATCTCTGACAACTTCTCAGATGTGAGATTACCATAAACTTTCTCACCTATTTTGATAGCAGGAGCTATGTCACATGCACCAAAACAACTTGATTGAATCAGTGTGAAAACTCCATCTTCAGTCGTCTCACCCGGTTTTAAACCAAGTTTTTCTTCAAGAAGCTGCAATACATTTTTTGCACCGGAAACATGGCATGGTCCACTTTTGCAAACTTCAACCAAATACTTGCCTCTTGGCTCTGTGCCAAACATAGAATAAAAAGTAATTACACTATATACCCTGCTAACAGGCATATCCAGTGCTTCTGCTACAAATACAACCCATTCGTGTGGCAGTGAATTTGTCCCTGAAATGTTTTGTAATTCCAACATCACTTGAATAAGATTGTCTTTTGAATTACCGTAGCGATTCAATATCTCCTTAACCTTCTCCATTCTTTGCCCTCCTACAGGCCATAACGACCCCATATAAAATTAATTCTCTCCTTGTCTAATGAGAAACAAGGCACCAATGTACCGACCATATAAGTACATTGTATACAATTGAAAAATTTTTTACCGTATCTCTAATACGCACGTTTGTATATCCACTAATATTGTAATTACTGTAATTTATATTGTCAATCAAAGTTTGATATTTTTTTCACAGAATTTTTAATATATTTAAAATATTCTTTTGTTATCTGAAGAATTCTTTACATATGTCCTGTTATGTATTAAAATTAATACATAACAGGACGGGAGTGATGGAAATGTCTAACTTAGAAAAAACAGGCTATAAGAATCCTAATTCACACCATTGTCAGTGCTGCACATGCATGGGAGGTTATCCTAAAAAATGTGATTGCGGCGGTTTGATTCACGTAGAGAAAACCGAAAGTGATAATTTTGGTTCGCTCCTGGTTTTCAGATGTGATAAATGTAATTTTGTTTTTGATATACAGGAAGAAGAGTATTAAAGGACTGCAAACTTTGCAGTCCTTTTATGTTGCTTGATTTTTATTATTCTATATTAACTCCAGCCATTTTCATTAAGTAAATAGCGTTTCTTGTATCTGATACACCTTTTCTCAGCTGATAATCGAAGAATATCTGATTATCTTTGTAATACTCCTTGAAATGGTAATTTCTAATACGACCCTCACTCTCATTTTCCATATCTGCAAGCTCAAGGTCGTGGGTAGAAACAAGTCCCCAAGAACCTCTTTTATCTAACTGGTTTATTAGCATTTTAGCACCCGTATGTCTGTCTGCTGAGTTTGTTCCCTTAAAAATTTCATCCAGAAGGAAAAATACCTTTTCTCCCTTTTCTACTGCTTCCACAATCATTTTTACTCTAAGCAGTTCAGCGTAAAAAGAAGAAACACTTTGTCCAAGATTATCACTAGTTCTCATACATGCGTATACCTTCAGTATGGGACAGATAAATGATTCTGCACAGACCGGCAGTCCAAGGTACGATAATACAAGACTTATTCCTACAGTCCTTAAGAATGTACTTTTCCCTGACATATTAGAACCTGTTATAAGCAGTATTGGTTCTTTTGAATTTATTACTATATCATTGCATTTTCTGGCCTTGGAAAGTAATGGGTGCCCTAAATGTAAAGCTTCTATTCGAGGAGCATTTTCTTCACAAATACGAGGCATTACGTATTTGGGGTTGTCGTGGCACATCAAGGACAGACTGCATAAGGCTTCAACCTCTCCTATTGTGTCAAACCACCTTTCAACATGTTTACCTCCGTTTTTTTTCCAGTTTTCAAGAGCCGCAAGGCAGTGAAAATCCCATAGTACAGCTGCATTCACAAATACATGCATCAGGTTATATCTGTTAGCAATGAGCTCCCATATTTTTGACAGTTTTTCAATCTGTCTCCATGCAGGATATCCGTAATCATCCTTTAAGTTATTCTTTAAACTGTTTATGTAACCGCTTGAGAACTTCTCGGTTTCAAATTTTTTTAATACACTTTTATAAACCTTTAGAGTGTCTGAGTGCTTTTCTACTAATTCAAAGTTCTTGTTTCTGTTTCCTGCTCTGAAACCTATCATAATAAATTGCAGAATATAAAGCACTATTGGTACATAGACAGGAACAAGCCTTACTATGCTCAGTATAAGCATAGTAAATGAAAGAACAGGAGCCCCGAATATTAAAAGTTTAAATTTAAATGATGTGTACAAGCTTTTTTCTTCATTTGCCCATTTGTATACTTCATCCAACTTGTTCATAGTATCCAGAAGAGTTTTCTTTCTTTTTTTATCACTGTCATCATCGTTGGTTAATACTGTATTCTTGTTAAGGATTAAACCATTTGAAAATAGCTTGTGCCTGAAAATAAGCTTTTTGGCCAACTCCTGTAAGGCTTCCTGCCTTTTATATATTTCTTCTTTATTCTGCATAGGATTTAAAAGCAGTTCGGCAAGTTTCTGCCTTCCGGAATATGTTGCTGTCATATTAAGCATCTGGAAAAGAGAGCCTTTCCCGAATATATCAAGGTCATAGGTATAGTTGTGCTGAGGATTTATAAACTCTTCACCTGTATCTGAGAATTCATTCCAATGGCCCTCAACTCTTTTAAGGCACATTTGGTTTATTTGATACATGGCCTTATAATAATTTTTATTTTTTATAAATGTATTGTGAATTATAGAAAGATAGACGAATAATCCACCGAAAAGCAGTAATACTGCTGCCATTAGTATATATAGTTTTATGAAAAATAAAACGGCTGTCCCAATCAAGCCTGTAAAAAATACTAACAGCTTGTAATTACCTGTGGTACTGCTTCTTACCGTATATAATTCAAACTTTCTTTTATAAACATCTATTCTTTTTTTATACTTTTCTTCCGGTGTTCTCATTGCCATCCTCCATAATCCGCTGTTATTAAATAGCCTATACCGAATATGATACCAATCTCTTTTTAAAAATTCCATAAATTAATTGTTAACATTTAAAGGACTAAATCCGCTTCCTGCCAACTCAGTCCTTTTAAGTGATTTTATCAAGTAACATAAGATAATCTGGTTTACTATGTTTTTTTAATCACCAAATTCCCCACTTAAGAGTTTATTCTCAAAGGTCACATAAGCACGCTCTAGCACAAACTCACGCTCCATTTTTAGGTTCTCATCTAGAAGTTTTTGGGCCTTAGGAGATATCTTGAAATCTACATTCCATATGTTTTCAAACTCATTACGAACTTTTGTATAATCTCCGTTTATGTAGAGGCTCTCTCCCGGAAGGAAGCTGTACTCCAAACTGTTACGAGAAAGTTCCTTGACATCTTTATAAGAAAGGTCATATCTTTGAATTGCTTTTACATATTCTTCAGTAAGATTCCCTCGGCTTAACTCCCTCATCATCCGTTGATAAAGCAGTTTTTACTCCCGCTTTTCTATACATAATAAATGGATGCTCATCATTCTCTATTCCTAAAATTGACTCGTTACTTGAAAGACATATTTCAACAAGTATATTTTTCTCTTTCATTTCTTTTTATAATTTAGGCAGATTTTTCTCTCAAGCAATTGAAACACCGTGGCCTATTCTCAGAGCATGTCCCTTTTCGATTGTGGTACTGATACGGGTTGCCATGGGTTCTACAGGAGAGCCCATTAAACTAAGCTCACCAGAATGTAATGCAAAGGACGGTTTGTCCATCTTATTCCATATATAATCTAGTATCTTCATTTCATCATCAAAATATTTTCTGGAATATAGTGATTCCTTCTTATGTAATATTTTGAACTTGTTTACAATTATACACTATTGGGAAGTATTATAAAAGGCGTCGCAAAAGTAAAACTCATTAAGTAATACTATTATCTGTATCACCTAATGAGTTTCGTTAATTCTAACACTTATGTAATTGTAGGTTTAAATCATGCTACTTACTCTCTTTAGTCACTACATCATGATCTTTTTTCAGAGTTTCTAAGTCTGCTAAATATTCTTTAGATAAATTTTCAGCCTCTGTTAGTTTATCATTTGCAGTTTTTACTAAATTTTCATCACTATTTTTAGCAGCATCAAGGAGTATGGCAAAAGCTTCAGATTGTTTAGTCATTGATGCAATATACTTATCATGTAATTTTTTCACTTCTTCTGTTGCCAGAACTGTTGCTTTTGATTTTGCAATTAATTCATCAGATGCAGGAATTATCACATCTTTTAATTTAGCTGCAAAAGCTGCGTCATCTGCATTACTGTCTTTCTTAATAGCTTGATACTCACTAGTCACTTTATCTTCTAACGTTGCAATAGCAGGTAATTGATTGTTTATGTAATTAATCAAGTCATCTTGCACAGGATCTGATCCGCAACCTGCTAATGCTGTAACACAAATAAGTAATGCTGAAATAGTTACCATAATGTTTTTGATTCTTTTCATTTTCTGTTCCCTCCAAATGTTGTTTTTGTAAAATACCTATTGCTTATATTTAACAAGTCTGCCTGTGAATTATATCTTAAAAAGTCATTTGAAAATTTCCTTGCTGCATGAAATAGTATTTTTCTGTTATGAAATATAACTTAAATTTCCTTTTTGCTCTTTCACGGTATAATATAGCGATTCTCAGTACCTTTACTTCACATAAAAATGCACCTATTTTATAAGAAAATTCCCTTTTCCCCCAGTATTTTCTAGTTCCTCAAAATTCACTATATAAACTTGAGGTAATCCACCTTTTCCCTATAATTCACTTGAAATCAAATTTAACAACAACCATCTGTGAAGCTAGGTTGTAATTATCGAAGG contains:
- a CDS encoding MutS family DNA mismatch repair protein, with product MRTPEEKYKKRIDVYKRKFELYTVRSSTTGNYKLLVFFTGLIGTAVLFFIKLYILMAAVLLLFGGLFVYLSIIHNTFIKNKNYYKAMYQINQMCLKRVEGHWNEFSDTGEEFINPQHNYTYDLDIFGKGSLFQMLNMTATYSGRQKLAELLLNPMQNKEEIYKRQEALQELAKKLIFRHKLFSNGLILNKNTVLTNDDDSDKKRKKTLLDTMNKLDEVYKWANEEKSLYTSFKFKLLIFGAPVLSFTMLILSIVRLVPVYVPIVLYILQFIMIGFRAGNRNKNFELVEKHSDTLKVYKSVLKKFETEKFSSGYINSLKNNLKDDYGYPAWRQIEKLSKIWELIANRYNLMHVFVNAAVLWDFHCLAALENWKKNGGKHVERWFDTIGEVEALCSLSLMCHDNPKYVMPRICEENAPRIEALHLGHPLLSKARKCNDIVINSKEPILLITGSNMSGKSTFLRTVGISLVLSYLGLPVCAESFICPILKVYACMRTSDNLGQSVSSFYAELLRVKMIVEAVEKGEKVFFLLDEIFKGTNSADRHTGAKMLINQLDKRGSWGLVSTHDLELADMENESEGRIRNYHFKEYYKDNQIFFDYQLRKGVSDTRNAIYLMKMAGVNIE
- a CDS encoding complex I 24 kDa subunit family protein; the encoded protein is MEKVKEILNRYGNSKDNLIQVMLELQNISGTNSLPHEWVVFVAEALDMPVSRVYSVITFYSMFGTEPRGKYLVEVCKSGPCHVSGAKNVLQLLEEKLGLKPGETTEDGVFTLIQSSCFGACDIAPAIKIGEKVYGNLTSEKLSEIVDSYREGQHNR